In Helianthus annuus cultivar XRQ/B chromosome 3, HanXRQr2.0-SUNRISE, whole genome shotgun sequence, a single window of DNA contains:
- the LOC110931237 gene encoding receptor-like protein kinase FERONIA — protein MIMYSAEGEDDQSSTTSARPCRLFSLVEIQSATMDFSDELVIGKGAFGKVYKGQISREKACHAVAIKRQDSMSNQGEPEFRSEIEMLSKLRHNHLVSLVGYCDDSKEMILVYEYMPNGTLYHHLHKAQTPLNWVQRMKIAIGAARGLDYLHTGVGTQHGVVHRDVKTSNILLDNNLEAMISDFGLSKIGPTNHSTSYVTGSVKGTFGYLDPDYFYTRKLTTKVDVYAFGVVLFELLSGRLAVDELYGEEECSLVMWAKKCVKERKIDQMVDPSIKGTIHPKCARGFAQIANRCVHSVPKERPTMSEVVASLQALQVQEKKYDYPVRSRGKTGFPSRIPEFLVSSTKLYIPEFLVSSTKLYTGAKVVIHPLLN, from the coding sequence ATGATCATGTACTCTGCAGAAGGCGAGGATGACCAGTCGTCTACAACGTCTGCACGTCCATGTCGCCTATTTTCTCTTGTGGAAATTCAGTCTGCAACCATGGACTTTTCTGATGAACTGGTAATTGGAAAGGGAGCATTCGGAAAGGTCTATAAGGGCCAAATTTCTAGGGAAAAAGCATGTCATGCTGTAGCCATCAAACGACAGGACTCTATGTCCAATCAGGGGGAACCTGAGTTTAGGTCCGAAATCGAGATGCTTTCAAAGTTGCGTCACAACCACTTGGTGTCTTTGGTTGGTTATTGTGATGATAGCAAGGAGATGATCCTTGTTTATGAGTATATGCCTAATGGAACCCTTTACCACCATCTACACAAAGCGCAAACTCCATTAAATTGGGTTCAAAGAATGAAGATCGCAATAGGTGCTGCACGTGGACTAGACTACCTTCACACTGGTGTTGGCACCCAACATGGAGTTGTACATCGTGATGTGAAAACCTCGAACATTCTTTTGGATAATAATTTGGAAGCTATGATATCCGATTTTGGTTTGTCCAAAATAGGCCCAACTAATCATTCAACATCTTATGTTACTGGGAGTGTTAAAGGCACATTTGGGTATTTGGATCCTGATTATTTCTATACCAGAAAATTAACAACCAAGGTAGATGTGTATGCATTTGGGGTTGTATTATTTGAACTACTATCCGGGAGGCTTGCAGTAGATGAGCTCTATGGTGAGGAGGAATGTAGTTTGGTAATGTGGGCTAAAAAATGTGTCAAAGAACGAAAAATAGATCAAATGGTTGATCCTTCTATTAAGGGAACAATTCATCCCAAATGCGCAAGAGGGTTTGCACAAATTGCAAATCGTTGTGTGCACAGTGTTCCAAAAGAACGCCCTACCATGTCCGAGGTCGTTGCCTCACTTCAGGCATTACAGGTACAAGAAAAGAAATATGATTACCCTGTCAGGTCAAGAGGCAAAACTGGATTCCCTTCAAGGATTCCAGAGTTTCTTGTTTCCAGCACCAAACTATATATTCCAGAGTTTCTTGTTTCCAGCACTAAACTATATACTGGCGCCAAGGTTGTCATACACCCTTTGTTAAACTAG
- the LOC110931236 gene encoding uncharacterized protein LOC110931236 — protein MDALKKRNIDRGDQSCVFCGDSDESVEHLFSSCNFSSTVWSIVSSWCKIPCIWGFSVKDLLEYHDLSGLKGKKKDIVQGITRIGCWIIWKARNERRFNNKPVKLEEIISEIKSYALFWCNARSKDNDIMRKDWCSFVNM, from the coding sequence ATGGATGCACTTAAGAAAAGGAACATTGATAGGGGGGACCAATCTTGCGTCTTCTGTGGAGATAGTGACGAATCGGTAGAACATCTTTTTTCTTCATGTAACTTTTCATCGACGGTTTGGTCTATAGTTTCCTCGTGGTGCAAGATTCCGTGTATTTGGGGGTTTTCGGTGAAGGATTTGCTTGAGTATCATGACTTGTCCGGTCTCAAGGGGAAGAAAAAAGACATAGTTCAAGGTATTACTAGAATTGGGTGTTGGATTATTTGGAAGGCTAGGAACGAGCGCAGATTTAACAATAAGCCCGTGAAGTTGGAGGAAATCATTAGTGAGATCAAGTCGTATGCCTTATTTTGGTGTAATGCTAGATCAAAGGATAATGATATTATGAGGAAAGATTGGTGTAGTTTTGTTAATATGTAa